The Verrucomicrobiota bacterium genome window below encodes:
- a CDS encoding sugar kinase, whose protein sequence is MAILEIKSSASCTYDMIALGEIMLRLDPGEGRVRTAREFKAWEGGGEYNVARGLRRCFGMRTAVCTAFADNEVGRLIEDFILQGGVDTTFVKWRSYDGVGRSVRNGLNFTERGFGIRGAVGVPDRGNTAASQLKPGDFNWDDIFGKQGVRWFHTGGIFAALSETTAALVEEAVQAAKKHGTIVSYDLNYRPSLWKSIGGHKKAQEVNRRIARHVDVMIGNEEDFTACLGFEVEGVDENISTIDVTAFKKMIEKVVREFTNFKATATTLRAVKSATRNDWGAICWAGGKFYEATNRADLEILDRVGGGDSFASGLLYGFMTTGDPQKAVEYGAAHGALAMTTPGDTSMASLAEVEKLMSGGGARVQR, encoded by the coding sequence ATGGCAATTCTTGAAATCAAATCGTCCGCTTCCTGCACATACGACATGATCGCGCTGGGAGAAATCATGCTCCGGCTCGATCCCGGCGAAGGCCGCGTTCGAACGGCCCGCGAATTCAAAGCCTGGGAGGGGGGCGGGGAGTACAATGTCGCGCGGGGCTTGCGCCGCTGTTTTGGAATGCGGACAGCCGTCTGCACCGCATTCGCTGATAACGAGGTGGGACGCCTCATCGAAGATTTCATTCTTCAGGGCGGAGTCGATACGACGTTCGTCAAATGGAGAAGCTACGACGGCGTCGGACGCTCGGTGCGGAACGGACTGAATTTCACGGAGCGTGGCTTTGGCATCCGAGGCGCCGTCGGCGTTCCGGATCGGGGCAACACCGCCGCTTCGCAACTCAAGCCCGGCGATTTCAATTGGGACGACATCTTCGGCAAGCAAGGCGTGCGCTGGTTCCACACAGGCGGGATTTTCGCGGCGCTGTCGGAGACCACGGCCGCGTTGGTGGAGGAAGCCGTGCAAGCGGCCAAGAAGCACGGAACCATCGTTTCCTATGACCTGAACTACCGGCCTTCTCTTTGGAAATCGATCGGCGGCCACAAAAAAGCCCAGGAGGTCAATCGCCGCATCGCCAGGCATGTGGACGTGATGATTGGCAACGAAGAGGATTTCACTGCGTGCCTTGGATTCGAGGTGGAGGGCGTGGACGAAAACATTTCCACTATCGATGTCACGGCTTTCAAGAAGATGATCGAGAAGGTGGTGCGGGAGTTCACGAATTTCAAAGCCACCGCCACCACGCTGCGAGCCGTCAAATCGGCCACGCGCAACGACTGGGGCGCCATCTGCTGGGCGGGCGGAAAATTCTACGAAGCCACGAACCGCGCCGACCTGGAGATTCTGGACCGCGTCGGGGGCGGGGACAGTTTCGCTTCCGGCCTCCTCTATGGGTTCATGACGACGGGTGATCCGCAAAAGGCAGTCGAATATGGCGCGGCGCACGGCGCGCTGGCCATGACGACTCCGGGCGACACTTCCATGGCCTCGCTGGCCGAAGTGGAAAAACTCATGTCCGGCGGCGGCGCTCGCGTGCAGCGGTAG
- a CDS encoding SEL1-like repeat protein, translated as MTMLELKLKRRKIALGIVALCAVCLLWLIARRNSPRPEDTAASDPTAAIKIETNSTASTNSMAAAEVSSAEVQFRQAKLHLEGKGVPQNFAEARKGFQKAAEQGHAEAQFELAQMCSSGRGGPQSFSEAVPWLLKAARQGHAGAQNDLGVCYDKGQGVRQDFADAVAWYRKAAEQGYVHAQFNLAVMYAQGTGIGRDEREALSWFRKAADQNHPRAQRALAVALTQGQGVARDLAGALQWERKAAELGLADAQFGLGARYSAGEGLAQNKSEALNWYRKAAQQGHALAQMALGDACAKGDGAAQDFAEAFLWYHKAADQGWPEAQARLGAMYERGEGVARSVPEAIVWYRNAAEQNSLAALESLGLLYAEGRGVGTNYAAALGWFRRASDLGSVSAQVGLAKMLSRGQGTPTNHLAAVRLLRPPVEKGNREAFTALQEIAEQRVALAQNALAELRKDGTGTPQNLAEALAGFQKAAALGLDEAQNNLGLLYFQGEGVPQDLSQAFAWFQRAAAQGHASAQANLGLMFYFGKGVAKDLAQAAAWSRRAAEQDHPTGQNQFGQMCWKGQGTDRDLIAAYQWISLAASQTHAEAMASLPDLGKELTAAQITEGERRASEFVTAQWKRKLAPLIPARSSEARALQLDLTPHYNAALTESWLEGAERNDLQSLPQGLVNFAGIAFDVRGLMQLARDVPDDPARSLPGDKSVRVKLRSRTPEYPARVTGIRVDQQCKTLHFLHACAYSTTNGATVGAFRIHFADGREAEVPIVYGRDVRDWWNYANRVPQPGDAPVVWEGVNPAMIRHGGVRSVQLFKTMWTNSTPLVAVTRIDYESKLAGAAPFLVAITAEPFTLFSTQVRPGP; from the coding sequence ATGACTATGCTGGAACTCAAACTCAAGCGAAGGAAAATTGCGCTGGGAATCGTTGCTCTGTGCGCGGTCTGCCTTCTTTGGTTGATCGCGAGACGGAACTCACCGCGGCCTGAGGACACTGCCGCGTCTGATCCGACCGCGGCCATCAAGATTGAAACAAACTCGACCGCCTCGACTAATTCCATGGCCGCCGCCGAGGTGAGCTCCGCCGAGGTTCAATTCAGACAGGCAAAACTTCATCTGGAAGGGAAAGGTGTGCCTCAGAATTTTGCCGAAGCCCGGAAAGGGTTCCAGAAAGCCGCGGAGCAAGGGCACGCGGAAGCTCAGTTTGAGCTGGCTCAAATGTGTTCTTCGGGGCGCGGCGGTCCGCAGAGTTTTTCCGAGGCTGTTCCCTGGCTCTTGAAAGCGGCGCGGCAAGGTCACGCCGGTGCGCAAAATGATTTGGGGGTCTGCTACGACAAAGGGCAAGGTGTTCGCCAGGATTTCGCCGATGCGGTCGCATGGTATCGAAAGGCCGCCGAGCAGGGATACGTCCACGCCCAATTCAATCTGGCCGTTATGTACGCGCAAGGCACGGGCATTGGCCGCGATGAACGGGAGGCGCTCTCGTGGTTCAGGAAAGCGGCGGATCAAAATCACCCGCGCGCTCAGCGCGCGCTGGCGGTCGCGCTGACCCAAGGCCAGGGCGTGGCGCGCGATCTGGCTGGGGCTTTGCAATGGGAGCGGAAGGCTGCGGAGCTCGGATTGGCCGATGCGCAATTTGGTCTGGGAGCACGATATAGCGCGGGCGAGGGCCTCGCTCAGAACAAATCCGAGGCGCTTAACTGGTATCGCAAGGCGGCTCAGCAAGGACATGCGCTTGCACAGATGGCGCTGGGGGATGCTTGCGCCAAGGGCGATGGGGCGGCGCAGGATTTCGCGGAAGCATTCCTCTGGTATCACAAAGCAGCCGACCAGGGTTGGCCGGAGGCTCAGGCGCGGCTCGGTGCGATGTACGAACGGGGCGAAGGTGTCGCCCGCAGTGTCCCGGAAGCCATCGTTTGGTATCGGAATGCCGCCGAGCAAAACTCCCTGGCAGCTCTGGAGTCGCTGGGCCTCCTTTATGCAGAAGGCCGCGGTGTTGGGACGAACTACGCGGCCGCGCTCGGATGGTTTCGGCGCGCCTCGGACCTCGGTTCCGTTTCGGCCCAAGTTGGACTCGCGAAAATGTTATCGCGCGGTCAGGGAACCCCCACGAATCACCTGGCCGCGGTTCGTTTGTTGCGCCCTCCCGTCGAAAAAGGAAATCGTGAGGCGTTCACGGCTTTGCAGGAAATAGCCGAACAACGTGTGGCGCTGGCGCAAAACGCGCTCGCGGAATTGCGGAAGGACGGAACGGGCACGCCGCAAAATCTGGCCGAGGCGCTCGCCGGGTTTCAGAAGGCGGCTGCGTTGGGCCTGGACGAAGCGCAAAACAATTTGGGCCTGCTCTATTTTCAAGGCGAAGGCGTGCCGCAGGATTTGTCCCAGGCCTTCGCGTGGTTTCAACGTGCCGCTGCCCAGGGCCATGCCTCAGCGCAAGCCAACCTCGGCTTGATGTTCTATTTCGGGAAAGGGGTCGCGAAGGATCTGGCGCAGGCCGCCGCGTGGTCGCGCCGCGCGGCGGAGCAAGATCACCCGACCGGACAAAACCAATTTGGCCAGATGTGCTGGAAAGGGCAGGGGACCGATCGCGATTTGATCGCGGCTTACCAATGGATCAGTCTGGCGGCGTCACAAACTCACGCTGAAGCGATGGCGAGTTTGCCTGATCTGGGAAAGGAATTGACCGCCGCACAAATTACAGAAGGCGAGCGTCGCGCCTCGGAATTCGTCACCGCGCAGTGGAAAAGAAAGCTGGCCCCGCTCATTCCGGCACGCAGTTCCGAGGCCCGGGCCTTGCAGCTTGACCTCACGCCGCATTACAACGCAGCGTTGACCGAAAGCTGGCTCGAAGGCGCGGAACGAAACGATCTCCAGAGTTTGCCTCAAGGCCTGGTGAACTTCGCGGGAATCGCTTTCGATGTCCGCGGTTTGATGCAACTGGCCCGTGATGTCCCGGACGATCCAGCCAGGTCTCTGCCCGGTGACAAGAGTGTGCGCGTCAAATTGCGGTCCAGGACGCCGGAATATCCAGCGCGTGTGACCGGAATCCGCGTCGATCAGCAGTGCAAGACGCTCCATTTCCTGCACGCCTGCGCGTACTCAACCACAAATGGCGCAACCGTCGGCGCCTTCCGAATCCACTTCGCCGATGGCCGTGAAGCGGAAGTTCCCATCGTGTATGGCCGGGACGTCCGGGATTGGTGGAATTACGCGAACCGCGTCCCTCAACCCGGCGATGCGCCCGTTGTGTGGGAAGGCGTCAATCCGGCGATGATCCGCCACGGGGGCGTGCGCTCCGTGCAACTGTTCAAGACCATGTGGACGAACTCGACGCCGCTGGTCGCTGTGACACGCATTGATTACGAATCGAAGCTGGCCGGCGCGGCGCCGTTTCTGGTGGCGATCACTGCCGAGCCCTTCACGTTGTTCTCAACTCAAGTGAGGCCGGGCCCGTAG
- a CDS encoding bifunctional YncE family protein/alkaline phosphatase family protein has protein sequence MRRLICLFVLVLLRPISLHAQSSPPYETVGYSSSNRVVLPVSQILTPAGKQIELPEMRPQALALSPDGRLLVTSGKTHEIVVLDPATGAIRQRVPLPSEQAGEPRPGVVSTHILQPDKEGQVSYTGLIFSPDGTRVYLSNVNGSVKVFAVAKDGKVSGLFSILLPGTGLPRRTNEIPSGLALSPDAKRLYVVLNLSNRLLELDLESRKPVRFFDVGVAPYDVTLVGRKAYVSNWGGRRPDAESVTGPAGRGTLVRVDPRRHIANEGSVSLIDLESGRVVKEILLGLHSSALALTPNRRHLVVANAASDTVSVIDTRSDKVVETISLRWQPKDYFGASPNALAFDASGRTLYVCNGTQNAVAVVSFRPGRSKLLGLIPVGWFPGAIVWDGPRKMLHVANIKGIGSGRRTLPNEPVKFNSHQYLGTVSLVPVPNRNQLVQHTRTVLANCRREMIEAAQLPPRPNQPPRPVPERAGEPSVFKHVVYIIKENRTYDQVLGDVKAGNGDPSLCIFGEQITPNQHKMVREFVLLDNTYCSGILSADGHQWATTGITTDYMEKSFAGFPRSYPDGMEDDDVDALAYSPGGFIWDNALEHGKTIRDYGEFAIAVTGWKDPQRKPAPGFIDFYNDFTKQTGLTVMRSRPAIESLRPHLNMETVGWSMDVPDVFRAAQFIKEFKEYERTGNFPNLVIICLPNDHTSGTKPKMPTPAAHVADNDLAFGQIVEAISHSRFWKETCIFAIEDDPQGGWDHVSGYRTTAYVISPYTKRGAVVSTQYNQPGMLRTMELILGLPPMNQMDAAATPMSDCFTMTPDFTPFKAVPNNIPLDQLNPERQAIKDPVQRRYAELSQRLPLDQIDKCPEDLLNRILWFAQKGHAPYPAWAILPTSKRVDRD, from the coding sequence ATGAGAAGATTGATTTGCTTATTCGTGCTGGTTTTGCTGCGACCGATCAGCCTCCACGCCCAATCCTCCCCTCCGTACGAAACCGTCGGCTATTCCAGCTCGAATCGCGTCGTGCTGCCCGTCAGTCAAATCCTGACGCCGGCCGGAAAACAAATCGAACTCCCGGAGATGCGCCCTCAAGCGCTCGCTCTGAGTCCGGATGGGCGCCTGCTGGTGACCTCCGGCAAAACGCACGAGATTGTCGTGCTGGATCCGGCGACCGGCGCCATTCGCCAACGCGTTCCGTTGCCTTCCGAGCAAGCGGGCGAGCCGAGGCCCGGCGTTGTTTCCACGCACATCCTGCAGCCGGACAAAGAAGGCCAGGTGAGTTACACGGGACTGATCTTCTCGCCGGACGGAACGCGCGTTTATCTCTCCAATGTCAACGGCAGCGTCAAAGTGTTCGCGGTCGCAAAGGACGGCAAAGTGAGCGGACTTTTCTCGATTCTGCTGCCTGGAACCGGCCTTCCCCGCCGGACGAACGAAATTCCCTCGGGCCTGGCGCTGTCCCCCGATGCGAAGCGCCTGTACGTGGTTCTCAATTTGTCCAATCGCCTTCTGGAACTGGATCTGGAAAGCCGAAAGCCGGTCCGATTCTTCGACGTGGGCGTGGCGCCCTACGACGTCACGCTCGTGGGCCGCAAAGCTTACGTCAGCAATTGGGGAGGCCGCCGTCCGGACGCCGAGAGCGTCACCGGCCCGGCCGGGCGCGGCACGCTGGTCCGTGTCGATCCCAGACGGCACATCGCGAACGAAGGATCAGTCTCGTTAATCGATTTGGAATCGGGCCGAGTGGTTAAGGAGATTCTCCTGGGTCTGCATTCCTCCGCACTGGCGCTGACGCCAAACCGCAGGCATTTGGTCGTTGCCAACGCCGCCAGCGACACCGTCAGCGTCATCGACACGCGCAGCGACAAGGTCGTTGAAACTATTTCGCTGCGCTGGCAGCCGAAGGATTATTTTGGGGCCAGCCCGAACGCGCTGGCCTTCGATGCATCGGGCAGAACGCTCTACGTCTGTAACGGCACGCAGAACGCCGTGGCGGTGGTTTCATTTCGGCCTGGCCGATCGAAATTGCTCGGCTTGATTCCGGTCGGCTGGTTTCCCGGCGCGATCGTCTGGGACGGCCCACGCAAGATGCTTCACGTTGCCAATATCAAAGGCATTGGTTCCGGCCGCCGCACGCTCCCGAACGAGCCGGTGAAGTTCAACTCCCACCAATACCTGGGAACCGTGTCTCTTGTGCCGGTGCCCAACCGCAATCAGCTCGTTCAACATACCCGAACCGTCCTGGCCAACTGCCGGCGTGAAATGATTGAAGCCGCACAGTTGCCGCCTCGGCCCAATCAACCGCCGCGTCCGGTTCCCGAAAGGGCAGGGGAGCCGTCGGTTTTCAAGCACGTGGTCTATATCATCAAAGAAAACCGGACGTACGATCAGGTGCTGGGCGACGTGAAAGCAGGCAACGGCGATCCGAGTCTTTGCATCTTTGGCGAGCAGATCACGCCGAACCAGCACAAGATGGTTCGCGAATTCGTGCTCCTGGACAACACGTATTGCTCGGGAATTCTGAGCGCGGACGGCCATCAATGGGCGACCACCGGCATCACGACCGATTACATGGAGAAATCCTTCGCGGGTTTCCCCCGCAGTTACCCGGACGGGATGGAGGATGATGACGTGGACGCGCTGGCGTATTCGCCCGGCGGCTTCATCTGGGACAACGCGCTCGAGCACGGTAAAACGATCCGGGATTACGGCGAGTTCGCCATTGCCGTCACCGGCTGGAAAGACCCGCAACGCAAGCCGGCGCCCGGTTTCATCGATTTTTACAACGACTTTACGAAACAGACGGGCCTGACGGTCATGCGCAGCCGACCCGCCATCGAATCGCTGCGGCCGCATTTGAACATGGAAACGGTGGGCTGGTCGATGGACGTTCCGGATGTGTTTCGCGCGGCGCAATTCATCAAGGAGTTCAAGGAATACGAGCGCACCGGCAATTTCCCGAATCTCGTCATCATCTGCCTGCCGAACGATCACACTTCCGGAACCAAACCGAAAATGCCGACGCCCGCCGCGCACGTCGCGGACAACGACCTGGCCTTTGGCCAGATCGTGGAAGCGATCAGCCACAGCCGGTTCTGGAAGGAGACGTGCATCTTCGCCATTGAGGACGATCCGCAGGGCGGTTGGGATCATGTCAGCGGCTACCGCACGACCGCTTACGTCATCAGCCCGTACACGAAACGCGGCGCGGTGGTCAGCACGCAATACAATCAGCCAGGGATGCTGCGGACGATGGAACTCATTCTCGGTTTGCCGCCGATGAATCAGATGGACGCGGCGGCGACGCCGATGAGCGACTGTTTTACGATGACCCCGGATTTCACTCCGTTCAAGGCGGTGCCGAACAATATTCCGCTCGATCAATTGAATCCGGAGCGTCAGGCGATCAAGGATCCGGTGCAACGCCGATACGCCGAGCTTTCACAGCGTCTGCCGCTCGATCAAATCGACAAGTGCCCGGAAGATTTGCTGAACCGAATCCTTTGGTTCGCGCAGAAGGGCCATGCGCCCTATCCGGCGTGGGCGATCTTGCCGACGAGCAAACGTGTGGATCGGGACTGA
- a CDS encoding pyrrolo-quinoline quinone, producing the protein MKLKFCLVVLTLLQAHGVSAAVAWPQFRGPNCSGVSESDKPPVVFGPATNLLWKTAVPPGWSSPCVWNDRIFLTAFENGKLMTVGLRRSDGKKLWEQAAPAEKIEEINPVSSPASATPATDGRRVYVYFGSYGLLAYDFAGREQWRKPLPLVTLSNGSGTSPALIQGRLVINRDQEHGKSSLLAVNPRNGRTVWETPRPDFASSYATPILWKHGQDEEIVVAGSVRVVGYGIKDGQERWWTGGLEAVSVCPTPIIGDGQLFAASRSFGGNNMPPFPQMLADMDPNGDRKIARAEGKGLLGNKAIFDATDTDHDDIVTEQEWNAALAFIAKGDHGIFAVRAPGSGDLTDSHVVWKQKRGIATVPSPLFFRGRIYAVQDGGRVTCFEAKTGRILFEQERLGADGEYYASPICADGKIYFASTRGTVSVMKASDTLQVLARNDLGERLMATPAIADHKLYVRTANHLWAFGK; encoded by the coding sequence ATGAAACTCAAGTTTTGCCTCGTCGTTCTCACCCTACTCCAAGCTCACGGGGTTTCCGCAGCGGTCGCCTGGCCGCAATTCCGCGGGCCAAATTGCTCAGGCGTTTCTGAATCCGACAAACCGCCCGTCGTCTTTGGGCCGGCCACGAATCTGCTTTGGAAAACCGCAGTGCCGCCAGGCTGGTCTTCGCCCTGCGTTTGGAACGACCGGATTTTTCTCACTGCTTTCGAGAACGGCAAACTCATGACGGTCGGCCTTCGCCGAAGCGACGGGAAGAAGCTCTGGGAACAGGCGGCCCCGGCGGAGAAGATCGAAGAGATCAATCCCGTCAGCAGTCCCGCTTCGGCCACCCCCGCGACCGATGGCCGGCGCGTCTATGTTTATTTTGGCTCCTACGGTCTGCTCGCTTATGACTTCGCGGGACGCGAACAGTGGCGGAAGCCGCTGCCGCTCGTCACGCTTTCGAATGGGAGTGGCACCTCGCCCGCGTTGATCCAGGGACGATTGGTCATCAATCGCGATCAAGAGCATGGAAAATCCTCTCTGCTCGCCGTGAATCCGCGCAATGGCCGGACCGTTTGGGAAACGCCACGCCCCGACTTCGCCAGCAGTTATGCGACGCCCATCTTGTGGAAACATGGCCAGGACGAAGAGATCGTGGTCGCGGGCAGCGTTCGGGTCGTGGGCTATGGCATCAAGGACGGCCAGGAACGGTGGTGGACCGGCGGCCTGGAAGCCGTGAGCGTGTGCCCAACGCCGATCATTGGCGATGGCCAGCTTTTCGCGGCATCCCGCAGTTTCGGCGGCAACAACATGCCGCCGTTCCCGCAAATGCTCGCGGACATGGATCCCAACGGCGACCGCAAGATCGCGCGCGCGGAAGGGAAGGGCTTGCTCGGCAACAAGGCCATCTTCGACGCAACAGACACCGACCACGACGACATCGTGACCGAGCAGGAGTGGAATGCCGCCCTGGCGTTCATCGCCAAAGGCGATCATGGGATTTTCGCCGTGCGTGCCCCGGGGAGCGGTGACTTGACGGACTCTCATGTCGTTTGGAAACAGAAGCGGGGCATCGCGACAGTTCCTTCCCCATTGTTCTTCCGTGGGCGGATTTACGCGGTCCAGGACGGTGGCCGCGTGACGTGTTTCGAGGCCAAGACCGGGAGAATCCTCTTCGAACAAGAACGCCTCGGCGCCGACGGTGAATACTACGCTTCCCCCATCTGCGCGGATGGAAAAATCTATTTCGCCTCCACGCGCGGCACCGTGAGCGTCATGAAAGCCAGCGACACGTTACAGGTGCTTGCCCGAAACGATCTGGGCGAACGCCTCATGGCCACGCCTGCCATCGCCGACCACAAACTCTACGTGCGGACCGCGAACCATCTCTGGGCCTTCGGGAAGTGA
- a CDS encoding ATP-binding protein, with the protein MRHITSGLEVLIRNANPWWRGEAISDVPPFRRWAFDPVLESLLKGMTPATVLRGPRQIGKTTLLVQVIQKLLADGTASSRILRLQFDDLPELKKLAMPLVELVDWYAKNVLHKTLNQAANEGGPPLLFLDEVQNLADWAPQLKHLVDIGRVRALVTGSSALRIEAGRDSLAGRITTFEMGPLLLREIAELRGFGHAPAYLPHNGLGPLKEKSFWEGLREFGETHARLRRDAFKAFSERGAYPVAQVRTDMTWEKVADFLNETVIRRAIQHDLRMGPKGQKRDEHLLEEVFRLACRYVGQSPSQTLYLEEIKRAMNANIGWQRIFNYLKFLDGTLLVRLVEPLELRLKRRRGASKICLCDHTLRAAWLQEKIPLSPEDLNAAPHLADLAGRVAESAAGYLLRSIIGLDVAHFPERGAEPEVDFVLTVGEQRIPIEVKYRRRIDFQDTHGLRSFIEKAHYHAPFGILVAQGEEESVRDPRIVSLPLSSLLLMR; encoded by the coding sequence GTGAGACACATCACTAGCGGTTTGGAAGTGCTCATCCGCAACGCCAATCCCTGGTGGCGCGGGGAAGCAATCTCGGACGTGCCTCCATTTCGCCGTTGGGCGTTTGACCCCGTTTTGGAGAGCCTGCTCAAAGGCATGACACCGGCTACGGTGCTGCGAGGTCCCCGCCAAATCGGGAAGACGACGCTGCTGGTCCAAGTTATTCAAAAGCTCCTGGCGGATGGCACTGCGTCCAGCCGAATTCTTCGGCTGCAATTTGACGACCTGCCGGAATTGAAGAAGCTAGCGATGCCACTCGTTGAATTAGTGGATTGGTACGCGAAGAATGTCCTCCACAAAACCCTCAACCAAGCCGCCAACGAAGGCGGCCCGCCTCTATTATTCTTGGACGAAGTCCAGAATTTGGCGGATTGGGCGCCGCAACTCAAACACCTGGTGGATATTGGCCGCGTGCGCGCTCTGGTGACCGGCAGTTCCGCACTGAGAATCGAAGCAGGGCGAGATAGTCTTGCCGGAAGGATCACGACTTTCGAGATGGGGCCGCTGCTTCTGCGCGAAATTGCAGAATTGCGGGGCTTTGGCCATGCGCCAGCCTATTTGCCCCACAACGGTCTGGGACCGCTCAAGGAAAAGAGCTTTTGGGAAGGCCTTCGAGAATTTGGAGAAACCCATGCGCGTCTGCGCCGGGACGCATTCAAAGCATTCTCAGAGCGCGGCGCCTATCCAGTCGCTCAAGTTCGCACGGATATGACCTGGGAAAAAGTCGCGGACTTCCTGAACGAGACGGTCATACGCCGCGCCATCCAGCACGACCTACGCATGGGGCCGAAAGGCCAAAAGCGAGACGAACACCTCCTGGAGGAAGTCTTCCGACTGGCTTGCCGCTACGTGGGACAGTCTCCGTCGCAGACCTTGTATTTGGAGGAGATCAAGCGCGCGATGAACGCCAACATCGGTTGGCAAAGAATCTTCAACTATCTGAAGTTCCTCGATGGCACATTGCTGGTCCGATTGGTCGAGCCGCTCGAACTGCGGTTGAAGCGACGTCGGGGCGCGTCCAAGATCTGTCTTTGCGACCACACACTTCGGGCGGCCTGGCTTCAAGAAAAGATTCCCTTGTCGCCCGAGGACTTGAACGCAGCCCCGCATCTGGCAGACCTGGCAGGCCGGGTTGCCGAAAGCGCCGCGGGTTACTTGCTCCGTTCCATCATTGGCTTGGATGTGGCCCATTTCCCAGAACGAGGCGCTGAGCCCGAAGTGGACTTCGTGCTAACTGTTGGCGAGCAGCGAATCCCAATCGAAGTCAAGTATCGCCGACGAATCGATTTCCAGGACACTCACGGACTACGCTCCTTCATCGAAAAAGCACATTACCATGCCCCTTTCGGAATTCTGGTCGCTCAAGGGGAAGAGGAATCCGTTCGTGACCCTCGAATTGTATCTCTTCCGCTATCCAGTCTGTTACTCATGCGGTGA
- a CDS encoding serine/threonine protein kinase, giving the protein MESLHCGCAFRKTTAMRHDPYLTTAVRSEAGSKLSLRALGLDAASGKPQWDSEVFGSDESVAIHKKNSHASPTPIVEGDQLYVHFGHQGAACLDVNGKIIWRNSSLNYPPVHGNGGSPILADEALIFSCDGGRDPFVVALNKANGQVLWKIERRTDASKKFSFSTPLLITVNGQKQIISPGSNAVCAYDPKDGREIWRVRYDGYSVIPRPVYGHGLLFIGTGFDRPTVMAIRPDGRGDVTKTHVAWTVTRGAPKTPSLLLVGEELYMVADNGIASCLDARTGRSHWEERIGGDCSASPFYADGKIYTQNESGTGTVLVAGKTFQKLAENALEERTLASCAVGDGAIFIRTETSLYRIQSAKGGQAESGRAE; this is encoded by the coding sequence ATGGAGAGTTTGCATTGTGGTTGCGCATTTCGTAAAACCACCGCCATGCGCCACGATCCATATCTGACGACAGCGGTCCGGTCTGAAGCCGGCTCCAAATTGTCGCTTCGGGCGCTTGGCCTGGACGCAGCCAGCGGGAAGCCGCAGTGGGACTCTGAAGTTTTTGGTTCGGATGAATCTGTCGCGATTCACAAGAAGAACAGCCACGCCAGCCCCACGCCGATCGTGGAAGGCGACCAGCTTTACGTGCATTTCGGTCATCAAGGCGCCGCGTGTCTGGACGTGAACGGGAAAATCATCTGGCGCAACTCCAGTCTGAACTACCCGCCGGTCCACGGCAACGGAGGCTCGCCCATCCTTGCGGACGAGGCGCTGATCTTCAGTTGCGATGGCGGCCGCGATCCGTTTGTCGTGGCGTTGAACAAGGCAAACGGGCAGGTGCTCTGGAAGATCGAACGCAGGACGGATGCCTCGAAGAAGTTTTCATTCAGCACCCCGTTGTTGATCACCGTGAACGGGCAAAAGCAGATTATCAGTCCCGGCAGCAATGCGGTCTGTGCTTATGATCCGAAAGACGGTCGGGAAATCTGGCGCGTGCGCTACGACGGTTATTCCGTGATTCCGCGGCCCGTGTATGGACACGGCCTGCTTTTTATCGGCACCGGCTTTGATCGACCGACCGTGATGGCGATTCGTCCGGATGGGCGCGGCGATGTGACAAAAACCCACGTGGCGTGGACGGTGACTCGCGGTGCGCCCAAGACGCCTTCACTGCTGCTCGTGGGCGAGGAACTTTACATGGTGGCCGACAACGGAATCGCCAGTTGCCTGGACGCGCGGACCGGACGCAGCCATTGGGAAGAACGAATCGGCGGCGATTGCTCAGCCTCGCCGTTCTATGCCGATGGAAAGATTTACACCCAGAACGAAAGCGGAACCGGGACCGTGCTCGTGGCCGGGAAAACCTTCCAAAAACTGGCCGAGAATGCCTTAGAAGAACGAACCCTCGCTTCCTGCGCCGTCGGCGACGGCGCAATCTTCATCCGCACCGAGACAAGCCTCTATCGGATTCAATCCGCGAAAGGTGGGCAGGCCGAGAGCGGACGAGCGGAGTGA